The following proteins are encoded in a genomic region of Debaryomyces hansenii CBS767 chromosome G complete sequence:
- a CDS encoding DEHA2G06204p (similar to uniprot|Q5ACR6 Candida albicans Potential DNA repair methyltransferase [CaO19.7576]): MKITDESKVFYHSVYALIGKIPYGKVTSYGHIAYLLNRPQNSRLVGSSLKHLKFIAESLNREANPEDIIEPESVPWWRVISSAGKISPRGNSDNESRQARFLREEGVEVSNAYRIDLEKYGWFPDEVDF, from the exons atgaaaataacaGATGAGAGTAAAGTGTTTTATCATTCGGTCTATGCTCTAATTGGAAAGATTCCGTATGGTAAAGTCACAAGTTATG GTCACATAGcttatttgttgaatagACCGCAAAACTCGCGCCTCGTGGGATCATCTCTTAAGCATTTGAAGTTCATTGCGGAATCATTAAACAGAGAAGCCAATCCAGAGGATATTATAGAACCTGAGAGTGTTCCTTGGTGGAGGGTTATACTGAGTGCTGGTAAAATATCACCTCGAGGTAATTCTGACAATGAAAGCAGACAGGCCAGATTTTTAAGAGAGGAAGGGGTGGAAGTACTGAATGCATACCGTATTGACCTAGAGAAATATGGCTGGTTTCCGgatgaagttgatttttaa
- a CDS encoding DEHA2G06116p (some similarities with uniprot|Q04313 Saccharomyces cerevisiae YDR057W YOS9 Glycoprotein of the ER membrane), translating into MFSILNKLGIIWLALANISNCDNSKSGHKSIPKYNVKYYHANIPKDFANRFVELNDKIVENGSFEILGIDGQPSKNQYLCFTPNPNTAVNVSIESAQRNTRSKEIENEPKSEAEIIQRGVEMIEKSFSRKDCVFAYGSNGGYWTLGYCYGDKVVQFHENLQHFVATGKHKPEYPDYIYVLGRFKGSSKKPTNLDNQSPWASNNLDLSEFTIHESSIISDATAKNEQSRFLQHTLYDGEICDLTRKPRSIDIIYKCDPNHRGRIEILDQQEIKTCVYQMVIGVPKLCSLDEFRPNKVEDQIIDIDCKLIDQTNKVKADKLSYQDFFYYTDDIPSDNKIFPIPHSYKVSLNNYNLSPCGHGFYLGQSKLPINSPSVYFNFRHILVFNDQYHSSSDLLEKLGKMLKVCVGNKILSPHIENKRQSLLSWNDTFILWFELYDFYGSFISLVKVSRDGSKEELELKLRLINPETMLDQDGDLVKVPEFDAPNNAWNFQKFSKGKGSALDSTNNDKNNKATAENDKQYQSTSTDIVTVTVTESLETTSSEDGTEEVSNEMVILKKLADKLGMTDINELHQAIEDLDIELEVQHDEL; encoded by the coding sequence ATGTTCAGTATATTGAATAAGCTAGGAATAATATGGCTTGCATTGGccaatatttctaattgtGACAATTCGAAGCTGGGTCACAAGTCAATACCAAAGTATAATGTTAAATACTATCATGCCAATATACCTAAGGACTTCGCAAATagatttgttgaattgaATGACAAAATCGTAGAGAATGGATCATTTGAAATCTTAGGTATCGATGGACAGCCATCCAAAAACCAATACCTCTGCTTTACACCAAACCCAAATACTGCAGTTAATGTAAGTATCGAAAGTGCTCAAAGGAATACCAGGTcgaaagaaatagaaaatgaaCCAAAATCAGAGGCAGAAATAATACAAAGAGGTGTGGAGATGATCGAGAAATCGTTTTCTAGAAAGGATTGCGTATTTGCCTATGGGTCGAATGGAGGTTACTGGACGTTAGGGTATTGCTATGGAGATAAAGTTGTGCAATTTCATGAGAACCTTCAGCATTTTGTAGCAACAGGTAAGCACAAACCTGAATATCCGgattatatatatgtgCTCGGGAGATTTAAAGGGTCATCCAAGAAACCAACGAATTTAGACAATCAATCACCTTGGGCGAGCAACAATTTAGATTTATCGGAATTCACGATTCACGAGAGTTCGATTATATCTGATGCTACAGCAAAAAATGAACAGAGCAGGTTCCTTCAACATACGCTATACGATGGGGAAATTTGCGATTTGACTCGGAAACCCAGATCAattgatatcatttataaatgTGATCCCAACCACAGAGGGAGAATAGAAATTCTAGATCAGCAAGAAATTAAAACCTGTGTTTACCAAATGGTTATTGGTGTCCCAAAACTATGCTCATTGGACGAGTTCAGACCTAACAAAGTGGaagatcaaattattgatatagATTGCAAATTAATAGATCAAACAAATAAAGTTAAGGCCGATAAGTTAAGCTACCAAGactttttttattatacCGACGATATTCCAAGCGATAATAAGATATTTCCAATACCTCATTCATACAAAGTATCATTAAACAATTACAATTTGAGCCCATGCGGACACGGCTTTTACCTAGGTCAAAGTAAATTGCCAATTAATTCGCCTAGTGtgtatttcaatttccgtcatattcttgttttcaATGACCAATATCATTCAAGCAGTGACCTTCTAGAGAAACTAGGCAAGATGCTCAAAGTCTGCGttggaaataaaattttatctcCACATATAGAGAATAAGAGACAATCGTTACTTTCCTGGAATGACACATTCATTCTTTGGTTCGAGCTATACGATTTCTACGGTTCgtttatttcattagtaAAGGTTTCCAGAGACGGTTCGAAAGAggaattagaattgaagTTGCGATTGATAAACCCCGAAACAATGCTTGATCAAGATGGTGACTTAGTCAAGGTTCCTGAATTCGATGCCCCAAATAATGCTTGGAATTTCCAGAAGTTCTCAAAAGGAAAAGGTTCAGCTCTTGATAGTACGAATAATGACAAGAATAACAAAGCTACCgctgaaaatgataaacaATATCAAAGCACCAGCACAGATATCGTTACAGTTACAGTTACAGAGAGTCTAGAAACTACCTCTAGCGAGGATGGCACCGAGGAAGTGTCAAATGAAATGGtgattttaaaaaaattggcAGACAAGCTCGGAATGAcagatattaatgaattgcATCAAGCCATAGAAGACCTTGATATTGAGCTTGAAGTACAGCATGATGAATTATGA
- a CDS encoding DEHA2G06138p (similar to uniprot|P32335 Saccharomyces cerevisiae YLR203C MSS51 Protein required for the maturation and translation of COX1 mRNA), producing MAYLSNISQAVLIKPTRFIQTRNISFLKKLLSLDGGKTDVSETPVYNWDESPYEDIRTRAAFIRTRALCPVTKKSVNFVCPYSGIPTHYSEEAWKADEEYHSKKKYELLRKVNLYEHDLRSGRKFDEFVFPGEQEREFTMNMSSWDSFFYTRDFNPMNTEFNLAAASKVLTYPITIGSVLHKLAPYSMQPKGTITLEGLRSLSALHYTLYPPYSKTTETAVSFKERPMRIFILGAKMEAMLPGYVWKQFGYLFPETKFEIHFIGPECYFDPQTKSFTSTEEPHGRALVNRYDEQITLHYHTLYFHELYDFGDLFPFDPYLDVFFLFHPGFRTANEIHWDKSLKGLLESKCAVYVTGYHAEDAARESEWLSSHKLADEMDILMNSTENVFGSTKLDLVDSNPTETFQANKEMFAFRGKRYHAIKK from the coding sequence atggCATATTTGAGCAATATATCCCAAGCGGTCTTGATAAAACCTACGAGGTTTATTCAAACCAGAAATATATCTTTTCTCAAGAAATTGTTGCTGTTGGATGGTGGTAAAACGGATGTATCAGAGACTCCGGTTTATAATTGGGATGAATCACCATATGAGGATATTCGTACCCGTGCAGCATTCATAAGAACGAGAGCATTATGTCCTGTAACAAAGAAATCAGTGAATTTTGTTTGCCCGTACTCGGGAATCCCAACGCATTATTCAGAGGAAGCATGGAAAgctgatgaagaatatcattCGAAAAAGAAATACGAGTTATTGAGAAAAGTCAATCTTTATGAACACGATTTAAGATCAGGACGTAAGTTTGATGAGTTTGTATTCCCTGGTGAGCAAGAGCGAGAGTTTACTATGAATATGTCATCGTGGGATTCTTTTTTCTATACCAGAGACTTCAACCCAATGAATACCGAATTCAATTTAGCTGCAGCTTCTAAGGTATTGACGTACCCTATTACGATCGGCTCTGTATTGCACAAACTTGCGCCATATAGTATGCAACCAAAAGGGACTATAACATTAGAAGGATTGAGATCTCTTTCGGCATTACATTACACTTTATACCCACCATATTCCAAGACTACAGAAACAGCCGTTAGCTTTAAGGAAAGACCAATGAGGATATTCATTCTTGGGGCCAAGATGGAAGCTATGCTTCCAGGCTATGTTTGGAAACAATTTGGTTACTTATTCCCTGAAACGAAGTTTGAAATACATTTTATTGGTCCTGAGTGCTACTTTGATCCACAAACAAAGAGCTTTACATCTACCGAAGAACCTCACGGACGTGCTTTAGTTAACAGATATGACGAACAAATAACCTTGCATTATCACACATTATATTTCCATGAATTATATGATTTCGGTGATTTATTCCCATTTGATCCATACTTGGATGTGTTTTTCTTATTCCACCCTGGTTTTAGAACAGCGAATGAAATCCATTGGGATAAGTCTTTGAAGGGTTTATTGGAATCAAAATGTGCCGTGTATGTCACTGGTTATCATGCTGAAGATGCGGCAAGAGAAAGTGAATGGTTAAGCTCTCATAAATTAGCTGATGAGATGGACattttaatgaatctgACGGAAAACGTCTTTGGATCTACTAAACTTGATTTAGTTGACTCGAATCCAACTGAGACTTTCCAAgcaaataaagaaatgtTCGCATTTAGAGGTAAGAGATATCATGCTATTAAGAAGTAA
- a CDS encoding DEHA2G06094p (no similarity), translated as MNHISIPSNNSTTSLESGSIPGLSTPQVNNDEFNNATSQDAQKPVTTVIHKDELEDPDVSINNGNVVSVFDVALDLEEKLNEILQQIDKADTEINDRMDKVASRLTALEMKVSQAS; from the coding sequence ATGAATCACATATCGATTCCATCCAATAATTCCACCACTTCTTTGGAATCTGGTTCTATTCCAGGTCTTTCAACTCCCCAGgtaaataatgatgaattcaataatgctACTTCCCAGGACGCCCAAAAGCCGGTCACTACAGTGATACATAAGGATGAGTTAGAAGACCCTGATGTCAGTATTAACAATGGAAACGTGGTATCTGTTTTCGATGTAGCTCTTGACCTAGAAGAGAAActaaatgaaattttacaaCAAATCGATAAAGCTGATACTGAAATAAATGATCGAATGGATAAAGTTGCTTCTAGGTTGACGGCGTTAGAGATGAAGGTATCGCAAGCAAGTTAG
- a CDS encoding DEHA2G06160p (some similarities with CA5983|IPF913 Candida albicans IPF913), protein MDIPFSIYLDVEQINAVSETDKLTISTYPVNITLDHTIGDIKQSIWKNSQDYSLRPIFLTIQYNERVVKDHERLCDVLQMPEAPDAPILHAFRLIIDYRLFNSPSIPRRDPVEELFDIIIDFEELEGRDHDFKIRETLDCTIGVLKDYIVEEKAKRGSTFNKESFKLISKSNNLVCSDNESRLGRVLQLDVTPLKPMLFKVQANNISNGAVSGRSRRFHIKIDSVISALGEGNNLFEVNFRTTMHEFKQQIIERMDYQSVRRTFFDQVKLYYAAQLIGNTTEINESPLYDVLLLNDEVLSHSNGIIAMNLEVTDSLSGNGGVLSRDFWQDLRSHNRFEFSPNGTNYLRNFAENDNNSRNISPIEPTRIILEGGVEWNLTGETFEVIQQNVRDQNVHNQPRRRVLVNQTNLASVDYEFALQVPGENIERKVILNTSQCIIVDNGSHQPYVLLNPAGAAMLNSVFRSTNNETLIQKVNVLMHDDHQNTLGNGNPDPQVNNIANENDNNRIPLADNQGGTIINIAIDLMRNNLRRWVSTIMRTLFLIYILGINALFMAFWKELLAYGIVFGTFYISVFAGNDIANWIEEKFHLNASDNRRRRIDEILLLKLTRVLHFTDTVTTNIFSILRNELIRTAIDRTRPYEYVFHNEFGQESLWHDIVETFSNLWKDSLLMLLLSFPSFSSKIYEELEKWRSSEIDDLALKVRILRELTVDAIDNRAQGSNNPKFTEDFIHQYTGYVYNDLIQDSSESYTSTEDRYQSLLEYYIKLHYLHTDIDRLLANHGPDPATAVDPTHLQTDE, encoded by the coding sequence ATGGATAttccattttcaatatatttagaTGTTGAACAGATTAACGCAGTTAGCGAGACCGATAAGTTAACAATTTCGACTTATCCTGTTAATATTACGTTGGACCATACAATTGGAGATATCAAACAACTGATATGGAAGAATTCACAAGATTATTCCTTAAGGCCCATATTTTTGACTATACaatataatgaaagagTAGTGAAAGATCATGAACGGTTATGCGATGTGTTGCAAATGCCTGAAGCACCAGATGCTCCAATTCTTCATGCATTTAGGctaataattgattatagACTTTTCAATTCTCCGAGTATACCAAGACGAGATCCAGTAGAAGAATTGtttgatataattattgattttgaagagtTGGAAGGAAGGGATCATGATTTCAAGATAAGAGAAACATTGGATTGTACCATTGGAGTTTTGAAGGATTATATTGTAGAGGAGAAGGCAAAACGCGGATCAACCTTCAATAAGgaatctttcaaattgatttcaaaatctaaCAATTTGGTGTGCTCAGACAATGAACTGCGTTTGGGTAGGGTTCTACAATTAGACGTCACACCATTAAAACCTATGTTATTTAAAGTTCAagctaataatatatcaaatgGTGCGGTCAGCGGCCGTAGCAGGAGATTTCATATCAAAATAGATTCCGTAATTTCTGCATTAGGTGAAGGTAATAACCTCTTTGAAGTAAACTTCCGAACAACTATGCATGAGTTCAAGCAACAGATAATAGAGAGGATGGATTATCAGTCCGTTAGAAGAACTTTTTTTGATCAAGTTAAATTGTATTATGCTGCTCAGCTAATTGGAAATACAacagaaataaatgaaagTCCACTCTACGACGTATTATTGTTAAACGATGAGGTCTTGAGCCATAGTAATGGAATAATTGCTATGAATCTTGAGGTCACAGATAGTTTGAGTGGGAATGGTGGAGTTTTGAGCCGAGACTTTTGGCAAGATTTACGTTCTCACAATAGATTTGAGTTTTCACCAAACGGGACTAATTATTTAAGAAACTTCGCTGAAAACGACAATAATTCCCGTAATATCTCCCCCATCGAAccaacaagaattattttaGAAGGAGGAGTAGAATGGAATTTAACTGGTGAAACTTTTGAAGtcattcaacaaaatgTGAGGGACCAGAATGTCCATAATCAACCTCGAAGAAGAGTTTTGGTAAATCAAACGAACCTTGCTTCTGTTGATTACGAGTTTGCGTTACAGGTTCCTGGTGAAAACATAGAAAGGAAGGTTATTTTAAACACATCGCAGTGTATTATTGTTGACAACGGTTCACACCAACCTTATGTATTGTTGAACCCCGCGGGTGCCGCAATGCTTAATTCTGTCTTTAGGCTGACAAATAATGAGACGTTAATACAGAAGGTTAACGTACTCATGCACGATGATCATCAAAATACTTTGGGAAACGGGAATCCAGACCCACaagtaaataatattgcaaatgaaaatgataacaATAGAATTCCTTTAGCAGATAACCAAGGTGGTACAATAATCAACATTGCCATTGACTTGATGAGAAATAATTTAAGAAGATGGGTCAGCACCATAATGAGAACCCTTTTTCTCATATATATCTTGGGAATTAATGCCCTTTTCATGGCTTTCTGGAAGGAACTATTGGCTTATGGAATAGTATTTGGAACTTTTTACATACTGGTTTTTGCTGGAAATGATATTGCCAATTGGATAGAGGAAAAGTTTCATTTGAATGCTAGTGACAACAGACGGagaagaattgatgaaatattactTTTAAAGTTAACCAGGGTCTTACATTTTACAGATACAGTTACCaccaatatattttcaattcttagaaatgaattaattcGTACGGCTATCGACAGAACTAGACCATACGAATATGTGTTTCACAATGAATTTGGGCAAGAAAGCTTATGGCACGATATTGTTGAAACGTTTAGCAATTTGTGGAAAGACAGTCTCTTAATGCTATTGTTGCTGTTCCCGTCTTTTTCAAGCAAAATATACGAGGAGCTAGAAAAATGGAGATCGAGCGAAATAGACGATTTAGCCCTTAAGGTCAGAATACTACGCGAGTTAACGGTGGATGCCATAGATAACCGAGCACAAGGCTCAAATAACCCAAAGTTTACCGAGGACTTTATACATCAGTATACGGGCTACGTATACAATGATTTGATACAAGATTCATCTGAATCGTACACATCGACTGAGGACCGCTACCAATCTTTACTCGAGTACTATATAAAATTGCATTACCTTCATACCGACATAGACAGATTACTCGCGAATCATGGACCGGATCCAGCAACCGCAGTTGATCCCACACATTTGCAAACTGATGAATAA
- a CDS encoding DEHA2G06182p (similar to uniprot|Q12127 Saccharomyces cerevisiae YLR110C CCW12 Cell wall protein) yields MQFSTVALFAVAAAFVSADVVTEVDTQSTLVTITDCDSTITDCPARQTEAPVSSAPAVNSTSAPANTTAAGVSTYEGAAVANGQYAAGFAALAAGALLAL; encoded by the coding sequence ATGCAATTCTCCACCGTCGCCTTATTCGCTGTTGCCGCTGCTTTCGTCAGCGCTGATGTTGTCACTGAAGTTGACACCCAATCTACTTTAGTCACCATCACTGACTGTGACTCCACCATCACTGACTGTCCAGCTAGACAAACTGAAGCTCCAGTTTCTTCTGCTCCAGCTGTCAACTCCACCTCTGCCCCAGCTAACACTACTGCTGCTGGTGTTTCTACTTACGAAGGTGCTGCTGTTGCCAACGGTCAATATGCTGCTGGTTTCGCTGCTTTAGCTGCCGGTGCTTTATTAGCTTTATAA
- a CDS encoding DEHA2G06072p (similar to uniprot|Q02554 Saccharomyces cerevisiae YMR240C CUS1 Protein required for assembly of U2 snRNP into the spliceosome) yields the protein MAKQKRSKNQVRREKAKLRKVENTAEDTTQKLDKVPSDEKHSESEENAPPKHIEIESDPLFTQFQDVFNKFQGENNNVEPISTTERGQLLNESDENEIKDESNESDSDEEEEPLSKRQLRRRNKIPLATLKSSITRPQVVEWYDVDAHDPYMLVNIKSQPNVVQVPGHWSSKREYLSSRRGVEKQPFQLPKFIRDTGIQDMRNNDDSTLKQQQREKVQPKMGKLDIDYQKLHDAFFKFQSKPRLFGYGDIYFEGRETTDEYADEIAKIKPGVVSKTLRHALGMQDNAFSVPPPWLDIMINIGKPSAYANLLIPGLDMEYSNDGYKPVNFENELDMYKDDGERNSHWGNLEDAAESSTEGDESDEEAEENEQIRYTDEEDNIEDDDSGPEKVEITEFGGIKTRRKENVEPESTEPKQLYTVIKENKNNTGTELLGTEFGYDISNSSKQDKGKNHNNKEKSTQPDDMISESKNFKF from the coding sequence ATGGCCAAACAAAAAAGGTCTAAGAACCAGGTTAGACGGGAGAAAGCCAAATTAAGAAAAGTAGAGAATACTGCAGAAGATACTACTCAAAAACTAGACAAAGTACCGTCCGATGAAAAGCACTCTGAATCTGAAGAAAATGCTCCACCAAAACATATCGAGATAGAAAGCGATCCATTATTCACCCAATTTCAAGATGTTTTTAATAAGTTTCAAGGAGAGAACAATAATGTTGAACCAATCTCAACGACTGAACGGGGACAACTCCTAAATGAAAGTGATGAGAACGAAATAAAGGATGAGTCTAACGAATCTGACAGTGATGAGGAGGAAGAGCCTCTTTCTAAACGACAATTGAGGAGGAGAAATAAGATACCTTTGGCGACGTTGAAATCATCTATCACGCGGCCACAGGTGGTGGAATGGTATGATGTAGATGCTCATGATCCGTATATGCTTGTGAATATCAAATCACAACCTAACGTTGTTCAAGTCCCTGGGCACTGGTCTTCCAAAAGGGAGTACTTATCGTCAAGAAGGGGAGTGGAAAAGCAACCTTTTCAACTTCCAAAGTTTATACGAGACACGGGAATCCAAGACATGagaaataatgatgatcTGACTTTAAAGCAACAACAAAGAGAAAAGGTTCAACCGAAAATGGGGAAATTAGATATTGATTATCAAAAGTTGCACGAtgcatttttcaaatttcagTCGAAGCCAAGATTATTTGGATATGGTGACATATATTTCGAAGGTAGAGAAACAACAGATGAATATGCGGATGAGATTGCAAAAATCAAGCCCGGGGTTGTGTCGAAAACTTTAAGACATGCATTGGGAATGCAAGATAATGCTTTTTCTGTTCCTCCTCCTTGGCTTGATATAATGATCAATATTGGAAAGCCATCTGCATATGCAAATCTATTAATCCCTGGTTTAGACATGgaatattcaaatgatGGATACAAACCTGtgaattttgaaaatgaactCGACATGTATAAAGATGATGGTGAAAGAAATTCTCACTGGGGAAATCTTGAAGATGCGGCTGAATCATCGACTGAAGGGGATGAAAGCGACGAAGAGGCGGAGGAAAATGAACAAATACGATACACTGACGAGgaagataatattgaagatgatgattctgGGCCCGAAAAGGTTGAGATAACAGAATTTGGTGGTATTAAGACTAGAAGAAAGGAAAATGTTGAACCTGAATCCACCGAACCGAAGCAATTGTATACGGTTATCAAGGAGAATAAAAACAATACAGGTACAGAATTGTTAGGAACAGAATTTGGTTACGATATACTGAATAGTTCTAAGCAAGATAAAGGAAAGAATCATaacaataaagaaaaatctACCCAACCGGATGATATGATATCTGAAAGTAAGAACTTCAAATTCTGA